In the Streptomyces formicae genome, one interval contains:
- a CDS encoding MurT ligase domain-containing protein — MSGNTDPLSPRAKLAVTAGKAAAAVSRAAGRGSGSVIGGKVALRLDPELLGRLATHLDVVLVSATNGKTTTTRLIAEALRASGPVVSNALGANMPAGITSALAGGSDAKYGVIEVDEKYLAGVARDVDPKAIALLNLSRDQLDRAAETRMLAEKWREGLSGSKAVVIANADDPLVVWAASSSPNVVWVAAGQEWKDDAWSCPSCGGVMQRPGDDWFCGECGFRRPAPSWVLSGDHVLDPHGSAWPIHLQLPGRANKANATSSAAVAAVFGVPPQVALERMYQVQAVAGRYDVVQFQGRDLRLLLAKNPAGWLETFSLIDPPPTPVILSVNARGADGTDTSWLWDVDYTRLAGHPIFVLGDRKLDLAVRLEVANLDFRVCESLDEAVQLAPPGRIETIANYTAFQDLRRRVGN; from the coding sequence ATGTCAGGCAACACGGACCCGCTGTCGCCGCGGGCCAAGCTGGCCGTGACGGCGGGCAAGGCGGCCGCGGCGGTGTCGCGCGCGGCGGGCCGCGGCAGCGGATCGGTGATCGGCGGCAAGGTCGCGCTCAGGCTCGACCCCGAACTGCTCGGTCGGCTCGCCACTCACCTGGACGTTGTCCTCGTGTCGGCCACCAACGGCAAGACGACCACCACGCGTCTGATCGCCGAGGCGCTGCGGGCCAGCGGCCCGGTCGTCTCGAACGCGCTCGGTGCGAACATGCCCGCCGGAATCACCTCGGCGCTCGCCGGCGGCTCCGACGCCAAGTACGGCGTGATCGAGGTCGACGAGAAGTACCTCGCGGGCGTCGCCCGTGACGTCGACCCGAAGGCGATCGCGCTGCTCAACCTCTCCCGCGACCAGCTGGACCGCGCCGCGGAGACCCGCATGCTCGCCGAGAAGTGGCGCGAGGGCCTGTCCGGTTCCAAGGCCGTGGTCATCGCCAACGCCGACGACCCGCTGGTCGTCTGGGCGGCCTCCTCCTCGCCGAACGTGGTGTGGGTGGCCGCCGGTCAGGAGTGGAAGGACGACGCCTGGTCGTGCCCGTCCTGCGGTGGCGTCATGCAGCGCCCCGGGGACGACTGGTTCTGCGGCGAGTGCGGCTTCCGCCGCCCCGCGCCCAGCTGGGTGCTCTCCGGCGACCACGTCCTGGACCCGCACGGCTCGGCCTGGCCGATCCACCTGCAGCTGCCGGGCCGGGCGAACAAGGCCAACGCGACCTCGTCGGCCGCCGTCGCCGCCGTCTTCGGGGTGCCGCCGCAGGTCGCCCTCGAGCGCATGTACCAGGTGCAGGCCGTCGCGGGACGCTATGACGTCGTGCAGTTCCAGGGCCGTGACCTGCGACTGCTGCTCGCGAAGAACCCCGCGGGCTGGCTCGAGACGTTCTCGCTGATCGACCCGCCGCCGACCCCGGTGATCCTCTCCGTCAACGCCCGCGGCGCGGACGGCACGGACACCTCCTGGCTGTGGGACGTGGACTACACCCGCCTCGCGGGCCACCCGATCTTCGTCCTCGGCGACCGCAAGCTGGACCTCGCGGTGCGCCTGGAGGTCGCGAACCTGGACTTCCGGGTCTGCGAGTCCCTCGACGAGGCCGTGCAGCTCGCCCCGCCGGGACGCATCGAGACCATCGCGAACTACACCGCGTTCCAGGACCTGCGCCGCCGCGTCGGCA